From Methylomonas sp. EFPC3, a single genomic window includes:
- a CDS encoding ABC transporter permease produces the protein MNFYGIRAIYHFEMARTFRTLAESIAAPVLTTSLYFIVFGRAIGSRMGEIDNVGYGAFIIPGLVMLNLLNESISNASFGIYMPKWSGTIYELLSAPVSWIEVLLGYVGAAATKSVMLGLLILGTARVFVPYQIAHPGWMVAFLLLTAVSFSLFGFIIGLWADSFQKLQVVPMLVVTPLTFLGGAFYSINMLPPLWQKVTLFNPVVYLISGFRWSFYGIADVDVAISLGMTFGFLLACLAFVWWAFRTGYKIRN, from the coding sequence ATGAATTTTTACGGCATCCGCGCCATCTACCATTTCGAAATGGCCCGTACCTTTCGAACGCTGGCGGAAAGCATCGCCGCGCCGGTGCTTACCACTTCGCTGTATTTCATCGTCTTCGGCCGCGCCATCGGCTCGCGGATGGGGGAGATCGACAATGTCGGTTACGGCGCCTTCATCATTCCCGGCCTGGTCATGCTGAATCTGCTGAACGAGAGCATCTCCAACGCCTCGTTCGGCATCTACATGCCGAAATGGTCCGGCACGATCTACGAATTGCTGTCGGCGCCGGTGTCGTGGATCGAAGTACTGCTCGGCTACGTCGGCGCGGCCGCCACCAAATCGGTGATGCTGGGTCTGCTGATTCTGGGGACCGCCCGAGTCTTCGTGCCCTACCAAATCGCCCACCCCGGCTGGATGGTGGCGTTTTTATTACTGACTGCCGTTAGCTTCAGTCTGTTCGGCTTCATCATCGGCCTGTGGGCGGACAGCTTTCAGAAACTGCAAGTGGTGCCGATGCTGGTGGTGACGCCGCTGACCTTTCTCGGCGGCGCGTTTTATTCGATCAACATGCTGCCGCCACTGTGGCAGAAAGTCACTTTGTTCAATCCGGTGGTCTACCTGATCAGCGGTTTCCGCTGGAGCTTTTACGGCATTGCCGATGTGGACGTGGCCATCAGCCTGGGGATGACCTTCGGCTTCTTGCTAGCCTGTCTGGCCTTCGTCTGGTGGGCATTCAGAACCGGTTATAAGATCAGAAACTGA
- a CDS encoding ABC transporter ATP-binding protein, with amino-acid sequence MTTDATSDRTPGSQSTTIISVRGVHKTYAGGFQALRNIDLEIRRGEIFALLGPNGAGKTTLIGIICGIVNPSSGTVVAAGHDIRKDYRAARAAIGLVPQELHTDAFESVWATVRFSRGLFGKAPNPDYLERILRALSLWDKRDAKIMALSGGMKRRLLIAKALSHEPEILFLDEPSAGVDVELRHDMWRLVRELREQGTTIILTTHYIEEAEDMADRIGVINKGELVVVEDKTALMRKLGKKELALTLRQPLTALPAELNAWPLNLSADGQTLAYTFDSQTEETGIAELLRALNQQGIDFKDLRSSESSLEDIFVSLVQQAKGAKP; translated from the coding sequence GTGACCACAGACGCCACCTCTGACCGCACGCCGGGAAGCCAAAGCACAACGATTATCTCGGTGCGCGGCGTACACAAAACTTACGCCGGCGGTTTTCAGGCCTTGCGCAATATCGATCTGGAGATCCGGCGCGGCGAGATTTTCGCATTGCTCGGGCCGAACGGTGCCGGCAAGACCACGCTGATCGGCATTATCTGCGGCATCGTCAATCCTTCCTCGGGAACCGTGGTCGCCGCCGGCCATGACATCCGCAAAGATTACCGCGCCGCACGGGCGGCGATCGGTCTGGTGCCGCAGGAATTGCATACCGACGCGTTCGAATCGGTATGGGCTACCGTCCGTTTCAGCCGCGGCTTGTTCGGCAAAGCGCCGAATCCGGATTACCTGGAGCGGATTCTGCGGGCTTTGTCGCTGTGGGATAAACGCGACGCCAAAATCATGGCGCTGTCCGGCGGCATGAAACGCCGACTGCTGATTGCCAAAGCCTTGTCTCACGAACCGGAAATCCTGTTTCTCGACGAACCCAGCGCCGGCGTCGACGTCGAATTGCGCCACGACATGTGGCGGCTGGTGCGCGAACTGCGCGAGCAGGGCACCACCATCATCCTGACCACGCATTACATCGAAGAAGCCGAGGATATGGCCGACCGGATCGGCGTGATCAACAAAGGCGAACTGGTCGTGGTCGAAGACAAAACCGCGTTGATGCGCAAACTGGGCAAGAAGGAACTGGCCTTGACCTTGCGGCAACCGTTGACCGCATTGCCGGCAGAGCTGAATGCTTGGCCGCTGAACTTGTCCGCCGACGGCCAAACCTTGGCTTACACCTTCGACAGCCAGACCGAGGAAACCGGTATCGCCGAATTGTTACGAGCTTTGAACCAACAAGGCATCGATTTCAAAGACTTGCGCTCCAGCGAAAGTTCGCTGGAAGACATCTTCGTCAGCCTGGTACAGCAAGCCAAAGGAGCTAAGCCATGA
- a CDS encoding type I restriction endonuclease — MSQTSEKAFESYIEQMLLANGWQAGSVKDWDKELALFPSQILEFIAATQKPLWDGMRAQHGANLETLLIKEMAKELAIKGSLHVLRHGFKFYGKTFRLAYFKPAHGLNAEVLAHYQQNRLTVTRQVPCHPGDHSTLDMLFAVNGLPVASCELKNPWTGQNWRHAVNQYRNDRNPRAPLFEFKQRALVHFAADPDEVYMTTRLAGKKTFFLPFNRGSHPGEVVCGAGNPQHPSGYRSGYFWEEVLEREQFLDILGNFIFIERKEEKVDDGKGGSRLMQKEAVIFPRYHQLDATRRLVAAAQVEGPGRNYLIQHSAGSGKTNSISWLSHRLASLHDGNDHKVFDCVIVITDRQVLDRQLQDAIYQIEHAQGVVKAIDQDSKQLAAALIDGTNIVITTLQKFPFVLRGLLHAAGADNIDAADEMAKKQAKAWEQEIAKRRYAVIVDEAHSSQTGETARELKSILGRSSPVDRSEIDAESSLSLRERAGVRGDNQPTSSFISPHPNLLPEGEGTVLYGSGKRESGETEEPDWEDQLNQVMASRGRQPNISFFAFTATPKGKTLELFGRIGHTGKPEPFHLYSMRQAIEEGFILDVLQNYTTYKTYFKLVKAMEEDPNLPKKKAARALAKFLVLHPTNISQKIEIIVEHFRNHVKHHLGGQAKAMVVTGSRLHAVKYMQAFQAYIEQHAYHDVQALVAFSGTVLDPESGQEYTEPGMNTDSVTGKAIGEKQLPERFNSPDYQVLLVANKYQTGFDQPKLMAMYVDKRLDGVQAVQTLSRLNRMLPGKEAPFVLDFVNEADDIYRAFKPYYDATSLQETSDPALLEQVKHDLDSMQVYYWNEVEAFARIFYRSPNKQNPADHAHLQRHLQPAVDRFKAISDEEQRFVFRDKLSGYVNVYAFLSQIMPYADPDLEMLYSFGRFLLPHLPLDRDNTNVKLGDEVDLQYYRLQRVFSGAIDLADEQGEYTVKSPTDVGTGKAKDEKAPLSEIIEILNNRFGTNFTEEDRLFFEQIREKATNSPEVIRLRQANPFDKFQLGLRQVLEDLMIQRMNENDKIVTRYMDDKAFEDAAFAVLSKVIFQSIPHTGG, encoded by the coding sequence ATGAGTCAAACCAGCGAAAAGGCTTTCGAAAGCTACATTGAGCAAATGCTGTTAGCCAACGGCTGGCAAGCAGGTTCGGTAAAGGACTGGGATAAGGAGCTGGCCTTATTCCCTTCACAAATTCTCGAATTTATCGCCGCCACCCAAAAGCCACTTTGGGACGGCATGCGCGCGCAGCACGGTGCCAATCTGGAAACCCTGTTAATCAAGGAGATGGCCAAGGAACTGGCAATCAAAGGTTCTTTGCATGTGTTACGCCACGGCTTCAAGTTTTACGGCAAAACCTTTCGGCTGGCCTATTTCAAACCGGCGCACGGTTTGAATGCCGAGGTGCTCGCGCATTATCAGCAAAACCGGCTGACGGTGACCCGGCAAGTGCCTTGCCATCCGGGCGACCACAGTACGCTGGACATGTTGTTTGCGGTTAATGGTTTACCGGTGGCAAGCTGCGAGCTAAAAAACCCTTGGACGGGGCAAAACTGGCGGCATGCAGTAAATCAATACCGCAACGACCGTAATCCGCGCGCGCCGTTGTTTGAATTCAAACAACGGGCGCTGGTGCATTTTGCCGCCGACCCGGACGAAGTTTATATGACCACTCGGCTGGCGGGCAAAAAGACATTTTTCCTGCCGTTTAATCGTGGCAGCCATCCCGGCGAAGTAGTCTGCGGAGCGGGCAACCCGCAGCATCCGTCCGGTTACCGCAGCGGTTATTTCTGGGAAGAAGTCCTTGAGCGCGAGCAGTTTCTGGACATTCTCGGTAATTTTATTTTTATCGAGCGTAAGGAAGAGAAAGTCGACGACGGCAAGGGCGGCAGCCGATTGATGCAAAAAGAAGCGGTGATTTTTCCGCGCTATCACCAGCTCGATGCCACTCGGCGATTGGTCGCTGCTGCACAAGTGGAAGGCCCCGGCCGGAATTATCTGATCCAGCATTCAGCCGGTAGCGGCAAAACTAACTCAATTTCCTGGCTGTCGCATCGTTTGGCCAGTTTGCATGACGGCAACGATCACAAGGTGTTCGATTGCGTGATTGTGATTACCGATCGGCAAGTGCTGGACAGGCAATTGCAGGACGCGATTTATCAAATCGAACACGCGCAAGGGGTGGTCAAGGCCATTGATCAGGATTCCAAGCAATTAGCGGCGGCACTGATTGATGGCACCAATATCGTGATTACCACCTTGCAGAAGTTTCCGTTTGTGTTGCGCGGCTTATTGCATGCCGCTGGCGCGGATAATATCGACGCAGCGGATGAGATGGCCAAAAAGCAGGCCAAAGCCTGGGAGCAAGAGATAGCCAAGCGTCGTTACGCGGTGATCGTCGATGAAGCGCACTCGTCGCAAACCGGGGAAACCGCCAGAGAACTCAAATCAATTTTGGGCAGATCGTCTCCTGTTGATCGTTCTGAAATCGATGCAGAAAGCTCCCTCTCCCTCCGGGAGAGGGCTGGGGTGAGGGGAGACAACCAACCAACGTCTAGTTTTATATCCCCTCATCCTAACCTTCTCCCGGAGGGAGAAGGAACCGTCTTGTATGGCTCGGGTAAACGGGAATCAGGTGAAACAGAAGAACCGGATTGGGAAGACCAACTGAATCAGGTCATGGCTTCACGCGGCCGTCAGCCCAACATCAGCTTTTTTGCCTTTACCGCCACTCCGAAGGGCAAGACCTTGGAGCTGTTCGGTCGTATCGGCCATACCGGCAAACCGGAACCGTTTCATCTGTACAGCATGCGCCAAGCCATTGAGGAAGGTTTTATTCTGGACGTGTTGCAGAATTACACGACCTACAAAACCTATTTCAAATTGGTCAAAGCCATGGAGGAAGACCCGAACCTGCCAAAGAAAAAGGCAGCGCGGGCCTTGGCGAAATTCCTGGTGCTGCATCCGACCAATATTTCGCAAAAGATCGAAATCATCGTCGAACATTTTCGCAACCACGTTAAACATCATTTGGGAGGCCAAGCCAAGGCGATGGTGGTGACCGGCTCACGCCTGCACGCCGTCAAATACATGCAGGCGTTTCAGGCCTATATCGAGCAACACGCTTACCACGATGTACAGGCCTTGGTAGCGTTTAGCGGTACGGTGCTCGACCCTGAAAGCGGCCAGGAATACACTGAACCAGGCATGAATACCGACAGCGTGACCGGTAAAGCGATCGGCGAAAAGCAATTGCCGGAGCGTTTTAATTCGCCCGATTATCAAGTGCTACTGGTGGCTAACAAGTACCAAACCGGTTTCGATCAGCCGAAGTTGATGGCGATGTATGTCGATAAACGCCTGGATGGCGTGCAGGCGGTGCAAACCCTGTCGCGCCTGAATCGCATGCTGCCGGGCAAGGAAGCGCCGTTCGTGCTGGATTTTGTCAATGAAGCTGATGACATTTACCGCGCATTCAAACCTTATTACGACGCCACCAGCTTACAGGAAACGTCCGACCCGGCTTTGCTAGAACAGGTCAAGCATGACTTGGACAGTATGCAGGTTTATTACTGGAACGAAGTGGAAGCGTTTGCCCGTATTTTCTACCGATCACCCAATAAGCAAAATCCGGCTGATCACGCCCATTTGCAACGCCATTTGCAACCGGCAGTGGACCGGTTCAAGGCGATAAGCGATGAAGAGCAGCGCTTTGTGTTTCGGGACAAGTTAAGCGGCTATGTCAATGTGTATGCTTTTTTGAGCCAGATCATGCCTTATGCCGATCCTGATCTGGAAATGCTGTATAGCTTTGGCCGTTTTTTATTGCCGCATTTGCCGCTGGATCGAGATAACACCAACGTCAAGCTGGGCGACGAAGTCGATTTGCAGTATTACCGGCTGCAACGGGTGTTTTCCGGTGCGATTGATCTGGCGGATGAGCAAGGCGAGTACACGGTTAAAAGTCCGACCGATGTCGGCACCGGCAAAGCCAAGGACGAAAAAGCCCCATTATCGGAAATCATCGAGATATTAAACAACCGCTTTGGTACGAACTTTACCGAAGAAGACCGCTTGTTCTTCGAACAAATCAGAGAAAAAGCGACCAATTCGCCAGAGGTGATTCGGTTACGGCAAGCGAATCCGTTTGATAAATTTCAGCTAGGTTTACGCCAAGTGTTGGAAGATCTGATGATTCAACGGATGAATGAGAACGACAAGATTGTGACGCGATACATGGATGACAAAGCCTTCGAAGATGCGGCGTTTGCGGTTTTGTCTAAGGTGATTTTCCAGAGCATTCCTCACACTGGAGGATAA
- a CDS encoding transposase has translation MSQDDEFVGANDVLPVGAKDFSPKRAKDDSPLQTQPKRNRRSIRLKNYDYAQAGFYFVTVCTHQKACLFGAIRNGAMVKNALGRIVECCWNEIPAHFPNVESDAFVVMPNHVHGILVINVGENDCSWGVRAKNLSPVQAKNFSPLQTASTVVDVYHRPRGTSKTLGSIIRGFKIGVSKWAKGNTQIGTVWQRNYWEHIVRNEQQLSLIREYIFNNPAQWELDSLHINNRCTGRGEKSFAPTPCEKP, from the coding sequence ATGAGTCAAGATGATGAATTCGTAGGGGCGAATGACGTTTTGCCGGTAGGGGCGAAAGATTTTTCGCCCAAGCGGGCGAAAGATGATTCGCCCCTACAAACCCAACCAAAACGAAACCGTCGTTCGATTCGGTTGAAAAATTACGATTATGCACAGGCGGGCTTTTATTTCGTAACCGTTTGCACGCATCAAAAAGCCTGTTTATTCGGCGCTATCCGGAATGGTGCGATGGTGAAGAATGCTTTAGGCCGGATAGTTGAATGTTGCTGGAACGAAATTCCGGCGCATTTTCCAAACGTAGAATCCGATGCGTTTGTGGTGATGCCCAATCACGTTCATGGAATTTTGGTGATTAACGTGGGGGAAAATGATTGTTCGTGGGGCGTACGGGCGAAAAATCTTTCGCCCGTACAAGCGAAAAATTTTTCACCCCTACAGACGGCATCGACGGTTGTTGATGTTTACCATCGCCCTCGTGGCACATCGAAAACCCTGGGCTCGATAATTCGGGGTTTCAAAATTGGTGTCAGCAAATGGGCAAAAGGCAATACTCAAATTGGAACCGTTTGGCAGCGCAATTATTGGGAGCACATCGTTCGCAACGAGCAGCAGTTAAGCCTGATTCGGGAATATATCTTCAATAACCCTGCGCAATGGGAGCTAGACAGTTTGCACATTAATAACCGGTGCACAGGTAGGGGCGAAAAATCTTTCGCCCCTACACCTTGTGAAAAACCATGA
- a CDS encoding DUF86 domain-containing protein yields the protein MADDVLINKAASIERCVARAREEYAANPDGFASDFTRQDAAILNIQRACEAALDMGQHLIRREKLGVPQSARDVFELLARGGWITADLAASLKHMVGFRNIAVHDYQQLHLPITVSIITRHLDEFLEYSRVLLLRDAKDIHESR from the coding sequence ATGGCCGATGACGTGTTAATCAACAAAGCCGCCAGCATTGAGCGTTGCGTGGCGAGGGCGCGCGAGGAATACGCCGCCAACCCGGACGGCTTTGCGAGCGATTTCACCCGTCAGGATGCGGCGATTTTAAACATCCAGCGCGCTTGCGAGGCAGCGCTGGACATGGGCCAGCATCTGATTCGCCGCGAAAAACTCGGCGTGCCGCAAAGCGCCCGCGACGTGTTCGAGTTGCTGGCGCGCGGCGGCTGGATCACTGCCGATTTGGCTGCGTCGCTGAAGCACATGGTCGGTTTTCGCAATATCGCCGTGCATGATTATCAGCAATTGCATCTGCCGATTACCGTCAGCATCATCACCCGGCATCTGGACGAATTTCTGGAATACAGCCGCGTATTGCTATTGCGCGATGCCAAGGATATTCATGAGTCAAGATGA
- a CDS encoding nucleotidyltransferase domain-containing protein: protein MNNDAIVAKLRAELGNLLAVYAFGSRIQGTAGPDSDLDLAVLVAGYADPQSLWALAGELADLAGCPVDLLDLRAASTVMQYQVITQGQRWWARDAQAALYEAAILSEKTELDSARAGLLADISQRGSVYGR, encoded by the coding sequence ATGAACAACGATGCCATCGTCGCCAAACTGCGCGCCGAACTGGGCAATCTGCTGGCGGTTTATGCCTTCGGCAGCCGCATTCAAGGCACCGCCGGGCCGGACAGCGATCTGGACTTGGCCGTGCTGGTGGCGGGTTATGCCGATCCGCAAAGCTTATGGGCGCTGGCCGGCGAACTGGCCGATCTGGCCGGTTGCCCGGTGGACTTGCTCGATTTGCGTGCGGCCTCGACGGTGATGCAATATCAGGTCATCACTCAGGGCCAACGCTGGTGGGCGCGCGACGCGCAAGCAGCACTTTACGAAGCGGCAATTTTGAGCGAGAAAACCGAACTGGATAGCGCCCGCGCCGGGCTGTTAGCCGATATTTCCCAACGAGGCAGCGTGTATGGCCGATGA
- a CDS encoding restriction endonuclease subunit S: MKYPAYPQYKDSGFEWLGALPEKWMVKKGRYVGQLLGSVTPSETDFIDNEANADEGLPYAKVDDLNQIDGTLVLNRTKARVIGHNPQKGNYLVFPKRGAAIFTNKVAVVQQPMLFDTNLMGWKIYPSFNLKFVAFCLISRRLDDLADVSTVPQINNKHINPAEFPCPPLDEQTAIADFLDRETGRIDTLVAKKRKLVELLKEKRSALISRTVTRGLPANAAREFGLVTGNAAVHEAPGAYGRCRGEKFFAPTEGAGTPEKFKDSGVEWLGEIPVDWVTPPLYSRYSIELGKMLNESKITGKHLLPYLRNIDVQWDSINFIDLPEMDIPEPEYSRYTLKEGDLLVCEGGEVGRSAIVGKLESKIGFQKALHRMRAINSLMECPRYMYYLMYWANKTGVFSSGGISTIAHLTGEQLRKYRFPKPPFQEQTVIAAYLDRETAKIDRLVEKVETAINRLQEYRSALITAAVTGKIDVREA; this comes from the coding sequence ATGAAATACCCGGCTTATCCGCAATACAAGGACAGCGGCTTTGAGTGGTTGGGAGCGTTGCCTGAAAAGTGGATGGTTAAAAAAGGTCGTTACGTTGGGCAGTTGCTTGGTAGTGTCACACCATCGGAGACTGATTTTATTGATAATGAAGCTAATGCCGACGAAGGCCTTCCTTATGCGAAGGTGGATGATCTGAACCAGATCGATGGAACTCTTGTATTAAATCGTACTAAAGCCAGAGTGATTGGGCACAACCCCCAAAAAGGGAACTACTTGGTTTTCCCAAAAAGAGGTGCGGCGATTTTTACTAATAAAGTTGCAGTGGTTCAACAGCCAATGTTATTTGATACAAATTTAATGGGGTGGAAAATCTATCCATCATTTAATTTAAAATTTGTCGCATTTTGTCTAATTTCTCGGCGACTGGACGATCTTGCAGATGTTTCCACAGTGCCACAAATTAACAACAAGCATATCAATCCTGCTGAATTTCCTTGTCCACCTTTAGATGAACAAACCGCCATCGCCGACTTTCTGGATAGGGAAACCGGGCGGATTGATACGCTGGTGGCGAAAAAACGCAAGCTGGTGGAATTGCTCAAGGAAAAACGCAGCGCGCTGATTTCCCGCACCGTCACCCGCGGCCTACCCGCCAACGCCGCGCGGGAATTTGGCCTGGTCACCGGCAACGCCGCCGTCCATGAAGCGCCCGGCGCGTATGGTAGGTGTAGGGGCGAAAAATTTTTCGCCCCTACGGAGGGCGCTGGCACCCCCGAAAAATTCAAGGATTCCGGAGTTGAGTGGTTAGGTGAAATTCCAGTAGATTGGGTAACGCCACCCCTATATTCTCGTTATTCAATAGAGCTAGGTAAGATGTTGAATGAAAGCAAAATTACTGGAAAGCACCTTTTGCCTTATTTGAGGAATATTGATGTTCAATGGGATTCAATCAATTTCATTGATTTACCTGAAATGGACATTCCCGAACCGGAATATTCTCGCTATACACTTAAAGAAGGTGATCTTCTTGTATGCGAAGGTGGCGAAGTTGGAAGGTCGGCCATAGTAGGCAAACTAGAATCGAAAATTGGTTTTCAAAAAGCGTTACATCGCATGCGTGCCATTAATTCACTGATGGAATGCCCCAGATATATGTATTACTTAATGTACTGGGCAAATAAAACCGGTGTATTTAGTTCCGGCGGAATATCAACCATTGCGCACTTAACCGGCGAGCAATTAAGGAAATACCGTTTCCCAAAACCTCCTTTTCAAGAACAAACCGTCATCGCCGCCTACCTCGACCGCGAAACCGCCAAAATCGACCGATTGGTGGAAAAAGTCGAAACCGCTATTAACCGCCTGCAGGAATACCGCAGCGCGCTGATCACCGCCGCCGTGACCGGCAAAATCGACGTGCGGGAGGCTTGA
- a CDS encoding PDDEXK nuclease domain-containing protein has translation MSHVTTFKQLVDSIQGVHRELTAQAVKAVNLSLTLRNWLIGFYIAEYQLSGGDRAAYGEKLLDNLAAELTGYSNCKRRQLYDYLGFYRTYPTIVRTLSAQFQTLLPPGVNIDTEKVPTASAQLSESSEKLLTRLSYSHLKLLTDIENPTKRSFYEIECLRGNWSVRELKRQIGSLYCERSGLSHDKHKLAELAQQSAESQALFNIRDPYIFEFLGLKPAEVMSESQLEDQLLGKLQEFLLELGHGFCFEARQKRILIGDEHFFVDLVFYHRILKCHVLVELKLEAFSHQNIGQLNTYVNWYRQHMMSAGDNPPVGILLCTEKNHALVEYALAGMDNQLFVSKYLLEMPDKATMQQFIDRQLRELQG, from the coding sequence GTGAGTCATGTAACCACATTCAAACAATTAGTCGATAGCATCCAAGGTGTGCATCGTGAATTGACCGCGCAAGCCGTAAAAGCGGTTAATCTCAGTTTAACGCTACGCAATTGGCTGATCGGATTTTACATTGCCGAATATCAATTGAGTGGTGGAGATCGCGCCGCGTATGGCGAAAAACTGTTGGATAATTTGGCCGCCGAACTCACAGGTTACAGCAATTGCAAGCGTCGCCAACTTTATGATTATCTGGGCTTTTATCGTACCTACCCCACCATAGTGCGGACACTGTCGGCACAATTTCAAACCTTGTTGCCGCCGGGTGTAAACATCGATACGGAAAAAGTGCCGACAGCGTCGGCACAATTATCCGAGTCGTCCGAAAAACTGCTGACTCGCTTATCCTACAGTCACTTGAAACTACTGACAGACATAGAAAATCCAACCAAGCGCAGCTTCTACGAAATAGAATGTCTGCGCGGCAACTGGTCGGTGCGGGAATTAAAACGCCAGATCGGCAGCCTGTATTGCGAACGCTCCGGTTTATCGCACGATAAACACAAGCTGGCGGAACTGGCCCAACAGAGCGCCGAATCGCAAGCGCTATTCAATATCCGCGATCCTTACATCTTTGAATTCCTCGGCTTAAAACCCGCCGAAGTGATGAGCGAATCGCAACTGGAAGACCAACTGCTTGGCAAGTTGCAGGAGTTTCTGCTCGAACTTGGTCATGGGTTTTGCTTCGAAGCCCGCCAGAAACGCATCCTGATTGGCGACGAACATTTTTTCGTCGATCTGGTGTTCTACCACCGCATCCTCAAGTGCCATGTATTGGTCGAGCTGAAACTGGAAGCCTTCAGCCACCAAAACATCGGCCAGCTAAACACCTACGTCAATTGGTACCGGCAACACATGATGAGCGCCGGCGACAACCCGCCGGTGGGCATTTTGCTGTGCACCGAGAAAAATCACGCTCTGGTTGAATACGCCCTGGCCGGTATGGACAACCAATTGTTTGTATCCAAATATTTGCTGGAAATGCCGGACAAAGCGACCATGCAGCAATTTATCGACCGACAATTGCGGGAGTTGCAGGGGTGA